The following proteins are encoded in a genomic region of Arcobacter suis CECT 7833:
- the hypD gene encoding hydrogenase formation protein HypD: protein MEKELQLKDLYDGFRDAKTIKAFKQIIDEDLKDYDGIINIMEVCGGHTHTIMKYGIPQLINKKINFIHGPGCPVCVMPKERIDSAYALSLQENVILVTLGDMIKVPGSNGSLQNARSQGADVRFVYSPMECIKIANENPNKTVVFFAIGFETTTPMTCALLEQVIKHNITNILFHINHITVPEVMQVLVQSSDCKIDAFLGPSHVSIISGSKIYEEFPRDYNKPVVVAGFEPVDVMQSISMIVKQFKEKRSDLEVEYKRLVSYEGNLKAQDLINKYFKKVPFKFRGIGTVENSGYELKDEYDKYNAKIVYKEILPTKEVKDNKACRCPDILKGIAKPHDCKIFGTVCTPTNPIGSCMVSSEGACSAYYKYGNLL, encoded by the coding sequence ATGGAAAAAGAATTACAACTAAAAGATTTATATGATGGTTTTAGAGATGCAAAAACTATAAAAGCATTTAAACAAATCATTGATGAAGACCTAAAAGATTATGATGGAATCATAAATATTATGGAAGTGTGTGGAGGACATACACACACTATTATGAAGTATGGAATACCACAATTAATAAATAAAAAAATAAACTTCATACATGGACCAGGTTGTCCTGTTTGTGTAATGCCAAAAGAGAGAATTGATAGTGCTTATGCTTTAAGCTTACAAGAGAATGTAATACTTGTAACTCTAGGAGATATGATAAAAGTTCCAGGAAGTAATGGAAGTTTACAAAATGCAAGAAGCCAAGGTGCAGATGTAAGATTTGTTTATTCTCCAATGGAGTGTATAAAAATAGCAAATGAAAATCCAAATAAAACAGTAGTCTTTTTTGCAATAGGATTTGAAACTACAACTCCAATGACTTGTGCATTACTTGAACAAGTAATAAAACACAATATTACAAATATACTTTTTCATATAAACCACATTACAGTTCCAGAAGTTATGCAAGTATTAGTGCAAAGTAGTGATTGTAAAATAGATGCTTTTTTAGGCCCATCACATGTTAGTATCATAAGTGGAAGTAAAATTTACGAAGAATTCCCAAGAGATTATAACAAACCAGTAGTTGTGGCAGGTTTTGAACCAGTTGATGTGATGCAATCAATCTCTATGATAGTAAAACAGTTCAAAGAAAAAAGAAGTGACCTAGAAGTAGAGTACAAACGACTTGTTTCATATGAGGGAAATTTAAAAGCCCAAGACTTAATAAATAAATACTTCAAAAAAGTTCCTTTTAAATTTAGAGGAATTGGAACAGTTGAAAATAGTGGATATGAACTAAAAGACGAGTATGACAAATACAATGCAAAAATAGTATATAAAGAAATCTTACCTACAAAAGAAGTAAAAGATAACAAAGCTTGTAGATGTCCAGATATTCTAAAAGGAATAGCAAAACCACACGACTGTAAAATCTTTGGAACTGTATGTACTCCAACAAATCCTATTGGTTCTTGTATGGTGAGCTCAGAGGGTGCATGTAGTGCTTATTATAAATATGGTAATCTTTTATAA
- a CDS encoding NAD(P)-dependent oxidoreductase, with translation MKKIAFIGVGVMGKSMVLNLMKKGFEVSVYARNKQKIEDILKSGAIFCDTIESCVQNKDAVITIVAYPKDVEEVYLSQKGILNSANKNTYLIDMTTTSPNLIIDIYNKAKEKGLKFLDAPVSGGDIGAKNAILSIMVGGKEEDFNACKDIFEALGTTVIYEGKSGSGQHTKMANQIAIAGIMAGISEAITYGKEVGLDIETMLKSISNGSASSFHMTNTAPKMNQRDFEAGFYIKHMVKDLKIANEEVPTLKVLKDVLEMYETLEKNSDGDLGTQAICKYYE, from the coding sequence ATGAAAAAGATTGCATTTATTGGCGTTGGAGTTATGGGTAAATCAATGGTTTTAAATCTAATGAAAAAAGGGTTTGAAGTAAGTGTTTATGCAAGGAATAAACAAAAGATTGAGGATATATTAAAATCTGGTGCAATTTTTTGTGACACTATAGAATCTTGTGTACAAAACAAAGATGCAGTTATTACAATAGTTGCTTATCCAAAAGATGTTGAAGAAGTATACTTATCTCAAAAAGGTATTTTAAATAGTGCTAATAAAAATACTTATTTAATAGATATGACAACAACAAGTCCAAACTTAATAATTGATATATATAACAAAGCAAAAGAAAAAGGATTAAAGTTTTTAGATGCTCCCGTTTCAGGTGGAGATATTGGAGCAAAAAATGCAATTTTATCTATAATGGTTGGTGGTAAAGAAGAAGATTTTAATGCTTGTAAAGATATTTTTGAAGCCTTAGGTACAACAGTTATCTATGAGGGAAAATCAGGAAGCGGACAACACACAAAAATGGCAAACCAAATAGCAATCGCTGGAATCATGGCAGGAATTAGTGAAGCTATTACTTATGGAAAAGAAGTTGGATTAGACATTGAAACTATGTTGAAAAGTATTAGTAATGGTTCTGCATCAAGTTTTCATATGACAAATACAGCTCCAAAAATGAATCAAAGAGATTTTGAAGCAGGTTTTTATATAAAACACATGGTAAAAGATTTAAAAATAGCAAATGAAGAAGTCCCAACTCTAAAAGTTTTAAAAGATGTATTAGAAATGTATGAAACCTTAGAAAAAAATAGCGATGGAGACTTGGGAACACAAGCTATTTGTAAATATTACGAGTAA
- a CDS encoding McrC family protein — translation MSNIIYEYEEISEKEYEKLRKHIIDNSSLHKYFKLDWKTLKARQYCGILNFDNQDFYILPKIANHNDKQNLNIFIYMLMYAYNINLSNEQIASCQNQEHSILEVFVQMFASNLLNELKKGIYKEYITMQDNLPVLKGKYLINENLKYNFTKNKIYCEYDEFSPNNSLNQFFLYAIKYLQKFVKDKKLLKQCELIFDEVEYKSVDINKLDRIHFSRLNQRFKTSFEIAILLLKQSIPLFSQDKKSFAFLFDMNILFEKFIARLVKELDDNAKIQNQDNFNDLTLKPDIILKKQIIDTKYKKIKSIEDIKQSDKLQAFAYGVNYGVDNVMLLYPRHLDDIKYDLVLGRYDKKVELKIRSIDLNFMGNDYKEYIDEIRKRVEILNG, via the coding sequence ATGTCAAATATAATATATGAATATGAAGAGATAAGTGAAAAAGAATATGAAAAATTAAGAAAACATATTATAGATAATTCATCTCTTCATAAATATTTTAAACTTGATTGGAAAACATTAAAAGCTAGACAATATTGTGGAATCTTAAATTTTGATAATCAAGATTTTTATATCTTGCCAAAAATTGCAAATCATAATGATAAACAAAATCTAAATATATTTATCTATATGTTAATGTATGCTTATAATATAAATTTATCAAATGAACAAATAGCCTCTTGCCAAAATCAAGAGCACTCTATATTAGAAGTTTTTGTTCAAATGTTTGCATCAAATCTTTTAAATGAATTAAAAAAAGGTATATACAAAGAGTATATTACTATGCAAGATAATCTTCCAGTTTTAAAAGGAAAATATCTAATAAATGAAAATTTAAAATACAACTTCACAAAAAATAAAATCTATTGTGAATATGATGAATTTAGTCCAAATAATAGTCTAAATCAATTTTTTCTATATGCAATAAAATATCTTCAAAAATTTGTAAAAGATAAAAAGCTTTTAAAACAGTGCGAACTAATATTTGATGAGGTTGAATATAAGTCAGTAGATATAAATAAATTAGATAGGATTCATTTTAGTAGATTAAATCAAAGATTCAAAACTAGCTTTGAAATAGCTATTTTACTTTTGAAACAATCAATTCCACTGTTTAGTCAAGATAAAAAATCATTCGCTTTTTTGTTTGATATGAATATATTGTTTGAGAAGTTTATAGCTAGACTTGTAAAAGAGTTAGATGATAATGCAAAAATACAAAATCAAGATAATTTCAATGATTTGACATTAAAGCCAGATATAATACTAAAAAAACAAATAATAGATACAAAATATAAAAAAATCAAATCAATAGAAGATATAAAACAAAGTGATAAACTCCAAGCTTTTGCTTATGGTGTAAATTATGGAGTTGATAATGTAATGCTTTTGTATCCTAGACATTTGGATGATATAAAATATGATTTAGTTTTAGGAAGATATGATAAAAAAGTTGAGTTAAAAATAAGAAGTATTGATTTGAATTTTATGGGAAATGATTATAAAGAGTATATTGATGAAATTAGAAAAAGAGTGGAGATTTTAAATGGATAG
- a CDS encoding HypC/HybG/HupF family hydrogenase formation chaperone, whose product MCLSIPSKIKSIDTEMNTCVVDTMGVERSASLDLIDQDVVIGDYVLIHIGFAMNKIDEVDALESLKVYAEIIEKMEEQDRLEAIEQSDNCPNR is encoded by the coding sequence ATGTGTTTATCAATACCTTCAAAAATAAAAAGCATAGACACTGAAATGAATACTTGTGTTGTTGACACAATGGGAGTTGAAAGAAGTGCTAGTTTAGATTTAATAGACCAAGATGTAGTGATTGGAGATTATGTTTTAATTCATATTGGTTTTGCTATGAATAAGATTGACGAAGTTGATGCTTTGGAGTCTCTAAAAGTCTATGCTGAGATAATAGAAAAGATGGAAGAACAAGATAGATTAGAAGCAATTGAGCAATCTGATAATTGCCCAAATAGATAA